A stretch of Geomonas oryzisoli DNA encodes these proteins:
- a CDS encoding DegQ family serine endoprotease, with translation MKSVRLLVVFLILSTVLSSCKKKEGALLYESDRKESVPAPVQEVPKDILNTQQAFTTLVKKVTPSVVNISTVGKKKLVRPFFEGSPFFEDFFGDSGRPQYKRESSLGSGFILNKEGYIVTNDHVVRDAETIQVKLSNESVYTGKVIGSDPKTDIAVIKINAKEPLPAAVLGDSSKLQVGQWAVAIGNPFGLDRTVTVGVVSATGRSNMGIETYEDFIQTDASINPGNSGGPLLNIYGEVIGINTAIVAAGQGIGFAIPVNMAKQVVTQLISKGNVSRGWLGVSIQSVTEEMAKSFGLPKAGGALVNDVVPGGPASKAGIMQGDVITGFNGENVKDVRQLQRLVGETPIGKKVDITLYRDGKEVKVAVTTAPAESTPAQSQMQRPEREAGLLGLSVEELGPEMRRRGITGVVVSDLEPGGIAEESGIQRGDVIVSVNQKKVRNLAEYQKAMKDASNRGAVALLVRRGNANIYFALKLR, from the coding sequence ATGAAAAGCGTTCGACTTCTTGTTGTCTTCCTCATCCTTTCCACAGTCCTGTCTTCCTGCAAAAAGAAAGAAGGAGCCCTGCTCTATGAATCGGATCGAAAAGAATCTGTACCTGCTCCGGTTCAAGAAGTCCCCAAAGACATACTGAACACCCAGCAGGCCTTCACCACCTTGGTGAAGAAGGTCACCCCTTCCGTAGTAAACATCTCCACCGTCGGCAAGAAGAAACTGGTCCGCCCCTTCTTCGAAGGATCTCCCTTCTTCGAAGATTTCTTCGGCGACAGCGGTCGGCCGCAATACAAAAGGGAGAGCAGCCTCGGTTCCGGCTTCATCCTGAACAAGGAAGGGTATATCGTCACCAACGACCACGTGGTCCGCGATGCGGAAACGATCCAGGTGAAGCTCTCCAACGAAAGCGTCTATACCGGCAAGGTGATCGGCTCCGATCCGAAGACCGACATAGCCGTGATCAAGATCAACGCGAAGGAGCCGCTGCCCGCCGCGGTCCTTGGTGACTCCAGCAAACTGCAGGTGGGACAGTGGGCAGTCGCCATCGGCAACCCCTTCGGCCTGGACCGCACCGTGACCGTCGGCGTGGTCTCCGCCACCGGCAGGTCCAACATGGGGATCGAAACCTACGAGGACTTCATCCAGACCGACGCGTCCATAAACCCCGGCAACTCCGGCGGACCGCTGCTCAACATCTACGGCGAGGTGATCGGGATCAACACCGCCATCGTCGCCGCCGGGCAGGGGATCGGCTTCGCGATACCGGTCAACATGGCCAAGCAGGTGGTCACCCAACTGATCAGCAAGGGGAACGTGAGCCGCGGCTGGCTCGGCGTCTCGATCCAGTCCGTGACCGAGGAAATGGCGAAATCCTTCGGCTTGCCCAAGGCCGGCGGCGCGTTGGTGAACGACGTGGTCCCCGGCGGCCCCGCCTCCAAGGCGGGCATCATGCAGGGAGACGTCATTACCGGCTTCAACGGCGAAAACGTGAAGGACGTGCGCCAGTTGCAGCGCCTGGTCGGGGAGACCCCCATAGGCAAGAAGGTCGACATCACCCTGTACCGCGACGGCAAAGAGGTCAAGGTCGCGGTCACCACTGCCCCGGCGGAGAGCACCCCGGCGCAGTCGCAGATGCAAAGGCCGGAGCGTGAGGCCGGGTTGCTCGGGCTCTCCGTCGAGGAGCTGGGTCCGGAAATGCGGCGGCGCGGCATCACCGGCGTCGTGGTGAGCGACCTCGAACCCGGCGGCATCGCGGAGGAGAGCGGCATCCAGCGTGGCGACGTCATCGTCTCGGTGAACCAGAAGAAGGTTCGCAACCTCGCGGAGTACCAAAAGGCGATGAAGGATGCCAGCAACCGGGGTGCCGTGGCACTCCTGGTACGGCGCGGAAATGCCAACATCTATTTCGCCTTAAAATTAAGATAG
- a CDS encoding ATP-binding protein, with protein MPPDDTRDIQIRKLQERVNFLEESNLNYLKTLDVLTACSDFQSDIYRLKESSFVIKAVFGQLRRLIPFVTLSMFGIDEDSSFDLTVCEPEHAKAGVRKEVQARVQDGTFAWALNQNHPVVVPTISGSETLILHVLATNSRIRGMFAGVMPGNHLSTEVSTLNALSSILINTAYAVENSELYDMLQEHMQNLELKVQQRTTELEHALVQAEAATAAKSIFLANMSHEIRTPMNGVIGLARLLMDTPLDQVQQDYLGSLSDCAESLLTIINEILDISKVEAGMITLEKIVFDLHRFLVRSLQPFILRGQEKGVLVRLEMGQGLPQLIVGDSVRIGQVLANLVGNALKFTHKGTITVSCRLLEHTAGGALLKFAVADTGIGIAPQALDVIFEKFSQADSSTTRLYGGTGLGLSISRSLVELMGGTLGVESRLGDGSVFSFTLQARLPLPGEMPTEDVEEQAAEALGPLRILLVDDVAINQLISLKLIAKTGNHQVDCAGNGEEALEKWGQSPYDLIFMDVQMPIMDGLEATRIIRCREKGTGQRVHICAMTANAMKEDVEICRQAGMDSHISKPVREKELNAVIRKICSEVVSTLQPPEPPAGPEPAPVVTSEDPDFDLGDLLERLDGDQELVGIFVAKFVEAVTEHLRLLDEALQRGDHETCFFKAHTIAGTAANMGAPRVRRIAAQMEQAAKSRNMAPLPALLDQLHKAFAAFVAVSAPPPETGTTKMEA; from the coding sequence ATGCCGCCCGATGACACGAGGGACATACAGATTCGCAAGCTGCAAGAGAGGGTCAATTTCCTCGAGGAGAGCAACCTCAACTACCTGAAGACTCTCGACGTCCTCACCGCCTGCAGCGACTTCCAGTCCGACATCTACCGCCTCAAGGAATCCTCTTTCGTCATCAAGGCCGTCTTCGGCCAGTTGAGGCGACTGATTCCCTTTGTCACCCTCTCCATGTTCGGCATCGACGAGGACTCATCCTTCGACCTGACCGTGTGCGAGCCCGAGCACGCCAAGGCGGGGGTCCGTAAAGAGGTGCAGGCACGGGTGCAGGACGGCACCTTCGCCTGGGCGCTCAACCAGAACCACCCGGTCGTGGTGCCCACCATCTCCGGCAGCGAAACGCTGATCCTGCACGTCCTGGCCACCAACAGCCGCATCAGGGGGATGTTCGCCGGCGTCATGCCGGGCAATCACCTGAGCACCGAGGTCTCGACGCTGAACGCGTTGAGCAGCATTCTGATCAATACCGCCTACGCGGTGGAGAACTCCGAGCTCTACGACATGCTCCAGGAGCACATGCAGAACCTGGAGCTGAAGGTGCAGCAGCGCACCACGGAACTGGAGCACGCGCTGGTGCAAGCGGAAGCCGCCACCGCCGCAAAGAGCATCTTCCTCGCCAACATGAGCCACGAGATCCGGACCCCGATGAACGGCGTTATCGGCCTGGCCCGGCTGCTCATGGATACCCCCCTGGACCAGGTGCAGCAGGATTACCTGGGGTCGCTGTCGGACTGTGCCGAAAGCCTGCTCACCATCATCAACGAGATTCTCGATATCTCCAAGGTCGAAGCGGGCATGATCACACTTGAGAAGATCGTCTTCGACCTGCATCGGTTCCTGGTCCGCTCCCTGCAGCCCTTCATCCTGCGCGGCCAGGAAAAGGGCGTGCTGGTCCGGTTGGAGATGGGGCAGGGGCTGCCGCAGCTGATCGTGGGCGACTCCGTGCGCATCGGGCAGGTGCTGGCGAACCTGGTGGGCAACGCCCTCAAGTTCACCCACAAGGGAACCATCACCGTCAGCTGCCGTCTTCTGGAGCATACTGCCGGCGGCGCGCTGCTGAAGTTCGCCGTCGCGGACACCGGGATCGGCATAGCCCCGCAGGCCCTGGATGTCATCTTCGAGAAGTTTTCCCAAGCCGACAGTTCCACCACGCGGCTCTACGGCGGTACCGGCCTCGGCCTCTCCATAAGCAGAAGCCTCGTGGAACTCATGGGGGGCACCCTCGGCGTGGAGAGCCGGCTGGGCGACGGGAGCGTGTTCAGCTTCACCCTCCAGGCGCGGCTGCCGCTGCCCGGAGAGATGCCGACCGAGGACGTGGAAGAACAGGCAGCGGAGGCGCTCGGCCCGCTGCGCATACTGCTGGTGGACGATGTCGCCATCAACCAGCTCATCTCCCTGAAACTCATCGCCAAGACCGGCAACCACCAGGTCGACTGCGCCGGAAACGGCGAGGAGGCCCTGGAGAAGTGGGGGCAGTCGCCTTACGATCTCATCTTCATGGATGTGCAGATGCCGATCATGGACGGGCTTGAGGCAACCAGGATCATCCGCTGCCGTGAGAAGGGAACCGGGCAGAGGGTACACATCTGCGCCATGACGGCAAACGCGATGAAGGAGGATGTGGAGATCTGCCGCCAGGCCGGGATGGACAGCCACATCTCCAAACCGGTACGGGAGAAGGAGCTGAACGCAGTGATCAGGAAAATCTGCAGCGAAGTGGTAAGCACACTGCAACCGCCCGAGCCCCCCGCGGGGCCTGAGCCGGCACCAGTGGTGACCAGCGAGGATCCCGATTTCGACCTGGGGGACCTGTTGGAGCGGCTGGACGGCGACCAGGAACTGGTGGGGATTTTCGTCGCGAAATTTGTCGAAGCGGTGACCGAGCACCTGCGCCTGCTGGATGAGGCACTGCAGCGGGGGGACCACGAGACCTGCTTCTTCAAGGCACACACCATCGCGGGGACCGCGGCCAACATGGGCGCACCGCGCGTGCGCAGGATAGCGGCGCAGATGGAACAGGCGGCAAAGAGCAGGAACATGGCCCCGCTCCCCGCACTTCTAGACCAGTTGCATAAAGCGTTTGCGGCATTCGTAGCTGTATCGGCGCCGCCACCGGAGACAGGAACAACAAAAATGGAGGCTTAA
- a CDS encoding helix-turn-helix domain-containing protein, with amino-acid sequence MQKRGCRVQEKIKQEIREMKLGEKVRGLRQEQRLTLQALADMTGLSKPLLSQIENDQVTPPIATLLKIAKGLKVGIHYFFEEAGDRQKFMLTRGDQSPLGSQRRPGKDAVQQGYMYKPLAPGMRQKKVEPFLIEFEQREWDTSLFYSHEGVEFLYLLDGELEFHYADEVMRLYPGDSIYYESSEPHGYVSVGEVRARAVAVLYTKS; translated from the coding sequence ATGCAGAAACGGGGGTGCCGCGTGCAAGAGAAGATCAAGCAGGAAATAAGAGAGATGAAGCTGGGTGAGAAGGTGCGTGGACTGCGCCAGGAACAACGGCTCACCCTCCAGGCCCTGGCCGACATGACCGGGCTGTCCAAGCCGCTCCTGTCGCAGATCGAGAACGACCAGGTCACCCCTCCCATTGCCACGCTGTTGAAGATCGCCAAAGGCCTGAAGGTAGGGATCCACTACTTCTTCGAGGAGGCGGGCGACCGGCAGAAGTTCATGCTGACCCGCGGCGACCAGTCTCCGCTTGGCAGCCAGCGCCGCCCCGGCAAGGACGCGGTGCAGCAAGGGTATATGTATAAGCCTCTTGCTCCGGGCATGCGCCAGAAAAAGGTGGAGCCCTTCCTGATCGAGTTCGAGCAGCGCGAATGGGATACCAGCCTCTTCTACAGTCACGAGGGGGTCGAGTTCCTCTACCTGCTCGACGGCGAGCTGGAGTTTCATTACGCCGACGAGGTGATGCGACTCTATCCCGGTGACAGCATCTACTACGAATCCTCCGAACCCCACGGCTATGTGTCCGTAGGAGAGGTTCGTGCCCGTGCGGTTGCCGTGCTCTATACCAAGAGCTAG
- a CDS encoding radical SAM protein codes for MAITETTVPVISPYWRLKRNGHWALLCRYEQEQLRYSMLSPKMGATLALMDGRLTFRHLSMIAQYAFDLESLETSQEFVRQVIMAANGEDDAVVNMTPELEPFVKRIDPFEFAVKTSKWKAQERPAVPLSLNLMFSNDCHTNCSYCFAKGHCVPESKLLSTERWKELLREAKTLGIDQVFLSGGDPLFRKDALKLIEELIDLEMLFVLSTKCFITEEIADRLVSIGMTQPVNQYVREIQLNMDPNESTADNLAGSPGYYHRAVHSIRNLLKRGFNVRVKAVVTALTVPHIYEWVDELEDMGVRQISVAAYNRSLNGRNESLFLGKEDRASIIDQCRRARIDFPEIDLRTIGCEPMHDGAAVQKKAVTETVPALPGEDSEIHDKIRRWREWDHSFGTQSSITITPDGKVMLYDTVPQDEALFVGDVSTSSIVEVWNSDPLLNYPFPKTEQFKGVACYDCSNLAQCQSKAGFCFRDAYFRSGSVLVPPAQCPMVQGESAF; via the coding sequence TTGGCTATCACAGAGACCACTGTTCCCGTTATATCCCCCTACTGGCGCCTGAAACGAAATGGTCATTGGGCCCTGCTATGCCGCTACGAGCAGGAGCAGCTCCGCTACTCCATGCTGTCCCCCAAGATGGGTGCTACGCTGGCACTAATGGATGGCAGACTGACCTTCAGACACCTCTCCATGATCGCCCAATACGCCTTCGACCTGGAATCGCTCGAAACCTCTCAGGAATTTGTCAGGCAGGTCATCATGGCGGCCAACGGGGAGGACGACGCAGTGGTCAACATGACCCCGGAACTGGAGCCTTTCGTCAAGCGCATCGACCCCTTTGAGTTCGCCGTCAAGACCTCGAAATGGAAGGCTCAAGAGAGACCCGCCGTGCCCCTCTCGTTGAACCTCATGTTTTCCAATGACTGCCACACCAACTGCTCGTACTGCTTCGCCAAAGGGCACTGTGTTCCGGAGAGCAAGCTGTTGTCGACCGAGCGCTGGAAAGAACTGCTGCGCGAAGCGAAGACGCTGGGCATCGACCAGGTCTTCCTCTCCGGAGGCGATCCGCTTTTCAGGAAGGACGCCTTGAAGCTGATCGAAGAACTGATCGATCTGGAGATGCTCTTCGTTCTTTCCACCAAGTGTTTCATCACCGAGGAAATAGCGGACCGCCTGGTCTCGATCGGCATGACCCAACCGGTCAACCAGTATGTGCGCGAGATCCAGCTGAACATGGACCCCAATGAGTCTACGGCGGACAACCTCGCCGGGAGCCCCGGATACTATCACAGAGCGGTTCATAGCATCAGGAACCTGTTGAAGCGTGGCTTCAATGTCAGGGTGAAAGCCGTGGTCACAGCCCTGACGGTTCCTCACATCTATGAGTGGGTGGATGAGTTGGAGGACATGGGGGTACGCCAGATTTCGGTGGCGGCCTATAACAGGAGCCTCAACGGCAGAAACGAAAGCTTGTTCTTAGGTAAGGAAGACAGAGCGTCCATCATCGACCAGTGTCGCCGAGCCAGGATCGATTTCCCGGAAATCGATTTGAGGACCATAGGATGCGAGCCCATGCATGACGGCGCAGCGGTGCAAAAAAAGGCGGTCACCGAAACTGTGCCCGCTCTCCCCGGCGAAGACTCTGAAATCCACGACAAGATCAGACGTTGGCGGGAATGGGATCACTCTTTCGGCACGCAAAGCAGCATAACCATCACCCCCGACGGCAAGGTGATGCTCTACGACACGGTCCCGCAGGACGAAGCACTCTTTGTAGGCGACGTATCGACCAGTTCGATCGTCGAGGTATGGAACAGCGATCCCTTGTTGAATTACCCATTTCCAAAGACGGAACAGTTCAAGGGTGTCGCGTGCTACGACTGCAGCAACCTGGCACAATGTCAGAGCAAAGCAGGATTCTGTTTCCGAGATGCCTATTTCCGTTCGGGGAGCGTGCTGGTGCCGCCGGCGCAGTGTCCGATGGTGCAGGGCGAGAGCGCCTTCTGA
- a CDS encoding HDOD domain-containing protein codes for MLRKPQLSVEHMVEDVSTIHSLPLFYSQLSEAIDHPRSSIGDIAKIIAEDQGLTARILKLANSPLFGYFSKIDTITQAVTIIGVLQVRDLALALSVMDVFKGIPEDLVNMEQFWKHSIATGLASRLLATSQRESNLERFFVAGILHDVGRLVMYVKIPEICLELLEQCRATGSLLHRAEREKLGFDHAEVGSALLKRWKIPPRVAEPVGTHHDSSKGDQYPREGAILHFADLIAHALQIGNSGEVFVPELDHGVWERLQISSFYLPTLVRQVDSTYEQTVSALFGGEDAAR; via the coding sequence GTGCTGCGTAAGCCCCAGCTTTCGGTGGAACACATGGTCGAGGACGTCTCCACCATCCATTCCCTCCCCCTTTTCTACTCGCAGTTGTCGGAGGCGATCGATCACCCCCGCAGTTCCATCGGCGACATCGCCAAGATCATCGCCGAGGACCAGGGGCTCACGGCGCGGATACTGAAGCTCGCCAACTCCCCGCTGTTCGGCTACTTCTCCAAGATCGACACCATCACCCAGGCCGTCACCATCATCGGCGTCCTCCAGGTGCGCGACCTGGCACTGGCCCTCTCGGTCATGGACGTGTTCAAGGGGATCCCCGAGGATCTGGTCAACATGGAGCAGTTCTGGAAACACAGCATCGCCACCGGGCTCGCCTCCAGGTTACTGGCCACCAGCCAGCGGGAGTCCAACCTTGAGCGTTTCTTCGTGGCCGGCATACTCCACGACGTGGGGCGGCTGGTGATGTACGTCAAGATCCCCGAGATCTGCCTGGAACTGCTCGAGCAGTGCCGCGCCACGGGCTCCCTGCTGCACCGCGCCGAACGCGAGAAACTTGGCTTCGATCATGCCGAGGTGGGGAGCGCCCTCCTCAAGCGCTGGAAGATTCCGCCGCGGGTGGCCGAGCCGGTAGGAACCCACCACGACAGCAGCAAAGGTGACCAGTACCCCAGAGAAGGAGCAATCCTGCATTTTGCAGACCTGATCGCCCACGCGCTGCAGATAGGCAACAGCGGCGAGGTCTTCGTACCGGAACTGGACCACGGCGTGTGGGAACGGCTGCAGATTTCCAGCTTCTACCTCCCGACGCTGGTGAGGCAGGTGGACTCCACCTACGAGCAGACCGTTTCCGCGCTCTTTGGGGGGGAAGATGCCGCCCGATGA
- a CDS encoding methyl-accepting chemotaxis protein, giving the protein MNISKKIFIANVAIVLIATITTSAVTLYVIRKEITRQVTVGLTSRTKAFRELVAPNGSGFAVVDGKLQANGTVLDGRNDLTDKMKEIFGGEATIFRGDLRVATTIKKDDGSRAVGTSLQGAAREAVIDRASPYLGEAKILGTPHFASYLPLLDNQGKVIGALFVGEKKSQFLAVFDDLKYLSLGISVLLAGLLALVAFLVMHRALEPMRALIATLKHVAEGDGDLTRRLAESDDEIGTASRYFNMFIERVHAIVQTVADNANSVTEASSELHRSTEQLARTTEEVAGQTETVSTAGEEMAATSADISKNCLQAVASAERACDMATIGSADVERSIRGMQLINEKVRLTSESVSSLGAMSQQIGEIINTIQDIADQTNLLALNAAIEAARAGEQGRGFAVVADEVRSLAERTTHATKEIETNIRSIQDETTRAVQVMQESAREAAKGAEDSVKSGQSLEGILKQISEVTQQIGQIATAAEEQSATSREISNNVHQITGIIQGTARANRESMATADKLNSLSANLKGQISRFSY; this is encoded by the coding sequence ATGAACATCAGCAAAAAGATTTTCATCGCCAACGTAGCGATCGTCCTGATCGCGACCATCACGACATCGGCTGTCACGCTTTACGTGATCAGGAAAGAAATCACCCGCCAGGTCACCGTCGGCCTCACGTCACGCACCAAGGCCTTTCGCGAGCTCGTCGCTCCCAACGGTTCCGGCTTTGCGGTGGTGGATGGCAAACTGCAGGCAAACGGCACCGTGCTCGATGGTCGCAACGATTTGACCGACAAAATGAAGGAGATTTTCGGAGGCGAAGCAACCATCTTCCGCGGCGACCTCCGCGTCGCCACCACGATCAAAAAGGATGACGGCAGCCGGGCGGTAGGCACCTCGTTGCAGGGGGCAGCCAGGGAAGCTGTGATCGACCGGGCGTCACCCTACCTCGGCGAGGCCAAGATACTGGGCACCCCCCACTTCGCGTCGTACCTGCCGCTACTGGACAACCAGGGCAAGGTCATCGGGGCCCTCTTCGTCGGGGAAAAGAAGTCGCAGTTTCTCGCCGTGTTCGACGATCTGAAATACCTGAGCCTCGGCATCTCCGTGCTGCTGGCGGGGCTCCTGGCGCTGGTCGCCTTCCTGGTGATGCACCGCGCGCTCGAGCCGATGCGGGCTCTGATCGCGACCCTCAAGCACGTCGCCGAAGGGGACGGGGACCTGACCCGGCGCCTGGCCGAGTCCGACGATGAAATCGGAACCGCAAGCCGCTACTTCAACATGTTCATCGAGCGCGTCCACGCCATCGTCCAGACCGTCGCCGACAACGCCAACTCGGTGACCGAGGCCAGTTCGGAACTGCACCGCAGCACCGAACAGTTGGCGCGCACCACAGAGGAAGTCGCGGGACAGACCGAAACCGTCTCTACTGCCGGGGAAGAGATGGCGGCCACCTCCGCCGATATCTCCAAGAACTGCCTGCAGGCAGTAGCGAGCGCGGAGCGCGCCTGCGACATGGCCACCATCGGCTCCGCCGACGTGGAGCGGAGCATCCGCGGCATGCAACTCATCAACGAAAAGGTGCGCCTAACCTCCGAAAGCGTGAGCAGCCTGGGGGCCATGTCCCAGCAGATCGGGGAGATCATCAACACGATCCAGGACATCGCCGACCAGACCAACCTGCTCGCGCTCAACGCAGCCATCGAGGCCGCCCGGGCCGGTGAGCAGGGGCGCGGTTTTGCCGTGGTCGCCGACGAGGTGCGCAGCCTGGCCGAGCGGACCACCCACGCCACCAAGGAAATCGAAACCAATATCCGTTCCATTCAGGACGAGACCACGCGGGCGGTTCAGGTGATGCAGGAAAGTGCGAGAGAAGCCGCCAAAGGGGCGGAGGATTCGGTGAAGTCAGGGCAGAGCCTGGAAGGGATCCTGAAGCAGATCAGCGAGGTGACCCAGCAGATTGGACAGATCGCCACCGCGGCCGAAGAGCAGAGCGCAACCAGCCGCGAGATCAGCAACAACGTCCACCAGATAACCGGTATCATCCAGGGGACGGCCAGGGCCAACCGCGAGTCCATGGCCACGGCCGACAAACTGAACTCCCTGTCGGCAAACCTGAAAGGACAGATCAGCAGGTTCAGCTACTAG
- a CDS encoding RluA family pseudouridine synthase, with translation MEPIELTFPCDADPERLDSFIARSVPEITRSAALRLIETGQATVNGQPQKPSLKLKGGEAVTVTIPPPAPAQPQPEEIPLEVLYEDSDIVVVNKGAGMVVHPGAGNADGTLVNALLAHCKDLSGIGGELRPGIVHRIDKDTSGTLVIAKSDRAHNGLADQFKVHSIKRIYLALVYGSPKEDRGRIESVIGRHPVERKKMSGKARHGKNAITHWRVEGRYPGVTLVRLRLETGRTHQIRVHLSEAGHPLLADEVYGGGSRLAQLKDPVLKQMIKAMGRQALHAKTLGFLHPVTGEYLEFDTELPPDMAGIVAYLEEKNRG, from the coding sequence ATGGAACCGATTGAACTCACCTTCCCCTGCGACGCTGATCCCGAACGACTGGACAGCTTCATCGCCCGCAGCGTCCCCGAAATCACCCGATCCGCCGCGCTGAGGCTCATCGAGACCGGACAGGCCACGGTGAACGGCCAGCCACAAAAGCCCTCCCTCAAGCTCAAGGGTGGCGAAGCGGTCACGGTAACCATCCCGCCGCCGGCGCCGGCTCAACCGCAACCGGAGGAGATCCCGCTCGAGGTCCTGTACGAAGACAGCGACATCGTGGTGGTCAACAAGGGAGCCGGCATGGTGGTGCATCCCGGCGCCGGCAATGCCGACGGGACCCTCGTCAACGCGCTTCTTGCCCACTGCAAGGACCTCTCCGGCATCGGGGGTGAATTGCGGCCGGGCATCGTGCACCGCATCGACAAGGACACCTCGGGAACCCTCGTTATCGCCAAGAGCGACCGGGCCCACAACGGCCTCGCCGATCAGTTCAAGGTGCACAGCATCAAGCGGATCTACCTGGCGTTGGTGTACGGCAGCCCCAAGGAAGACCGCGGACGCATCGAGTCCGTGATCGGACGCCACCCCGTGGAGCGCAAGAAGATGTCGGGCAAGGCGCGGCACGGCAAGAACGCCATCACCCACTGGCGCGTCGAGGGGCGCTACCCCGGCGTGACGTTGGTGCGCCTGAGACTGGAGACGGGGCGCACGCACCAGATCAGGGTGCACCTCTCCGAGGCGGGACACCCGCTTTTGGCGGACGAAGTCTACGGCGGCGGCAGCCGGTTGGCCCAGTTGAAGGACCCGGTCCTCAAGCAGATGATCAAGGCGATGGGGCGCCAGGCGCTGCACGCCAAGACGCTCGGGTTCCTCCACCCCGTCACCGGAGAGTACCTGGAGTTCGACACGGAGCTGCCGCCGGACATGGCCGGCATCGTCGCCTATCTGGAAGAGAAAAACAGGGGCTAG
- the ung gene encoding uracil-DNA glycosylase — protein MSTETQIRLEPSWKCCLVDEFDKPYMRELREFLRQELSRRKIIYPKGNEYFNAFNSTSFDNVRVVILGQDPYHGPDQAHGLCFSVPHGIEAPPSLINIFKEIQSDLGLAPADFRHGHLKAWADQGVLLLNSVLTVEAGKAASHQGRGWEVFTDRVIALLNERKEHVVFMLWGAYAQKKGAVIDETRHLVLRAPHPSPLSAHRGFLGCRHFSKANAYLVQHGLDPIDWRLS, from the coding sequence ATGTCGACTGAAACGCAGATACGGTTGGAGCCGAGTTGGAAATGCTGTCTTGTGGACGAGTTTGACAAGCCCTACATGCGCGAGCTCAGAGAGTTCCTGCGCCAGGAGCTGTCCAGGCGAAAGATCATCTACCCCAAGGGGAATGAATACTTCAACGCTTTCAACTCAACTTCCTTCGACAACGTGAGGGTCGTCATCCTGGGACAGGACCCGTATCACGGGCCGGACCAGGCGCACGGGCTCTGCTTCTCCGTGCCGCACGGCATTGAAGCCCCTCCCTCACTGATAAACATATTCAAGGAGATACAGAGCGATCTGGGGCTTGCGCCGGCCGACTTCAGGCACGGCCACCTCAAGGCCTGGGCTGACCAGGGTGTCCTGCTTCTAAATAGCGTGCTGACGGTGGAGGCGGGCAAGGCGGCATCGCACCAGGGGAGGGGCTGGGAGGTCTTCACCGACCGCGTCATCGCCCTTTTGAACGAGCGGAAGGAGCATGTCGTTTTCATGCTGTGGGGGGCCTATGCTCAGAAGAAGGGTGCGGTCATCGACGAGACGCGGCACCTGGTCCTGCGCGCCCCGCATCCCTCACCGCTTTCGGCACACCGGGGCTTCCTGGGGTGCCGACATTTCTCCAAGGCTAACGCCTACCTAGTGCAGCACGGCCTGGACCCGATCGACTGGCGCCTGTCCTGA
- a CDS encoding DMT family transporter: MHKSIQHDHRSSNATFWLILTTVFWGGSFIFNKIGFREIPPVTFLFYRFALATLLMGFLCLPRLRRFNRRTFRTGLIVGLALAATNLSFVLGVSGTSVSRAGFLNNLFVLLIPLLCFAFWRERLDRLSGAGLVLALAGLWLLARGGVDGFNKGDLLSTLCALFIALHIISVSKLLRDEDIYLLSFVQFATVTVVGGTLDLLLPSVPLTVTWVSLGSLIYCAIFPTVICFTLQNTYQRYTTPTKAGLIYTMDPVWSMLGGTLLLGERLTTEEWTGCALIFAAVVLPLSVKRLRERQLGIDYRAEGAAAD; encoded by the coding sequence ATGCACAAATCCATTCAACACGATCACCGTTCATCCAACGCGACCTTTTGGCTGATACTGACCACCGTCTTTTGGGGCGGCAGTTTCATCTTCAACAAGATCGGCTTTCGCGAAATCCCCCCGGTCACGTTCCTGTTTTACCGCTTCGCCCTGGCCACGCTCCTTATGGGATTTTTGTGCCTGCCGCGGCTCAGGCGTTTCAACCGGCGGACCTTCAGGACCGGGCTCATCGTCGGCCTCGCCCTTGCCGCCACCAATCTTTCCTTCGTGCTCGGAGTGAGCGGGACCAGCGTTTCCCGGGCCGGTTTCCTGAACAATCTGTTCGTGCTCCTAATTCCGCTACTGTGCTTCGCTTTCTGGCGTGAGCGGCTGGACCGGTTGAGCGGCGCGGGACTGGTGCTGGCCCTGGCGGGACTCTGGCTTTTGGCCCGCGGCGGTGTGGACGGATTCAACAAGGGGGACCTGCTGTCGACCTTGTGTGCGCTGTTCATCGCGCTGCACATCATCTCGGTGTCGAAGCTTTTGCGCGACGAGGACATCTACCTGCTGAGTTTCGTCCAGTTCGCCACGGTGACCGTCGTCGGAGGAACCCTTGACCTGCTGCTTCCTTCCGTCCCCCTCACCGTCACCTGGGTTTCGCTGGGGTCGCTCATCTACTGCGCCATCTTTCCGACCGTGATCTGCTTCACCCTGCAGAACACCTACCAGCGCTACACCACCCCCACCAAGGCGGGGCTCATCTACACCATGGACCCGGTCTGGAGCATGCTGGGGGGGACGCTGCTCCTGGGCGAGCGGCTGACCACCGAGGAGTGGACCGGCTGTGCCCTGATCTTCGCCGCCGTCGTGCTTCCCCTGTCGGTGAAACGCCTGCGCGAGCGGCAGCTCGGCATCGACTACCGCGCCGAAGGCGCCGCCGCCGACTGA